One region of Macadamia integrifolia cultivar HAES 741 chromosome 11, SCU_Mint_v3, whole genome shotgun sequence genomic DNA includes:
- the LOC122092938 gene encoding xyloglucan glycosyltransferase 4-like yields MTCGLVGDGDEASNGDNEDEDVDRALLVTQEQSESCRALVGLWRIKALEDSRGWLERTTVEDMDIAVRAHLNRWKFIFLNDISIWKNANLIFLFFLLRKLILPFILPLTMFIPEVELPTWVICYLPILMSLLNILPAPKSFPFLVPYLLFENTMSLTKFNAMVLGLFQLGSAYEWVVTKKTGRSSESDLLGMTEVALKSSNQQKLQKRRLSEYDLAVSIKLHKQEKIPLRNKKNIYRKELVLAFFLLTAFARSLLSAHDSGLGSVSVSAGSSCSVLGLCLGLGSPSGAGVPLASGCSSPSSISLLLPLSLCTSSSSSPQYS; encoded by the exons ATGACTTGTGGTCTAGTTGGAGATGGTGACGAAGCCTCCAATGGTGACAATGAAGATGAAGACGTAGATCGAGCGCTTCTTGTGACCCAAGAGCAATCAGAAAGCTGTCGAGCTCT TGTAGGTTTGTGGAGAATAAAGGCACTTGAGGACTCAAGAGGTTGGCTTGAGAGAACCACTGTTGAGGATATGGATATTGCGGTCCGGGCTCACTTGAATAGATGGAAGTTCATCTTCCTCAATGAT ATATCAATTTGGAAGAATGCTAACTtgattttcctcttcttcctactGAGGAAACTGATTCTTCCATTCATCCTTCCATTAACAATGTTTATACCAGAGGTTGAATTACCTACATGGGTGATCTGTTACTTGCCCATCTTGATGTCCCTTTTGAACATCCTACCTGCCCCAAAATCATTTCCTTTCTTGGTTCCATACCTACTGTTTGAGAACACCATGTCACTGACAAAATTCAATGCAATGGTGTTAGGGCTATTTCAGCTGGGGAGTGCTTATGAATGGGTTGTGACAAAGAAGACAGGGAGATCATCTGAATCAGATTTATTAGGGATGACCGAGGTGGCATTGAAGTCTTCTAATCAACAGAAGCTCCAAAAGAGAAGATTATCTGAATATGATCTAGCAGTTTCAATTAAATTACATAAACAAGAAAAGATCCCattaagaaacaagaaaaacatcTACAGAAAGGAGCTTGTGCTTGCATTTTTTCTACTCACTGCATTTGCAAGAAGCCTATTATCAGCTCATG ATTCAGGTTTaggttcagtttcagtttcagctGGTTCTTCATGTTCGGTCTTGGGTTTGTGTTTAGGATTGGGATCTCCTTCAGGTGCAGGTGTACCTTTGGCTTCAGGTTGCAGTTCTCCTTCTTCCATCTCACTGTTGCTGCCACTCTCTCTGTGcacttcttcgtcttcttcaccTCAGTACTCTTAG